Proteins from a single region of Aythya fuligula isolate bAytFul2 chromosome 3, bAytFul2.pri, whole genome shotgun sequence:
- the TRIM54 gene encoding LOW QUALITY PROTEIN: tripartite motif-containing protein 54 (The sequence of the model RefSeq protein was modified relative to this genomic sequence to represent the inferred CDS: inserted 1 base in 1 codon), with protein MNFAVGLKPLLAEARSMESLEKQLICPICLEMFTKPVVILPCQHNLCRKCANDVFQASNPLWQSRGSSAVPSGGRFRCPSCRHEVVLDRHGVYGLQRNLLVENIIDIYKQESARPLHAKAEQHLMCEEHEDERINIYCLRCEAPTCSLCKVFGAHKDCEVAPLPAVYQRQKVALVAGWPXAGVQVPPPALALMPVSPQSELSDGIAMLVAGNDRIQAIITQMEEICRTIEENGRRQKQHLGLRFDSLYSILEERKKELLQSIAREQEEKVQRVRGLIRQYGDHLEASSKLVETAIQAMEEPQMAVYLQHSKELLKKITDMSKVSMSSRPEPGYENMDHFSINVDYVAEMLRTIEFQTEPLGEDEGDGPMEGSEAAADEDRLDSLEAPEAAEDVGPRQKPASSPHGETLPGTKASVEQGTGTSCGVLWGGGGTS; from the exons ATGAACTTCGCGGTGGGGCTGAAGCCGCTGCTGGCGGAGGCGCGGAGCATGGAGAGCCTGGAGAAGCAGCTCATCTGCCCCATCTGCCTGGAGATGTTCACCAAGCCCGTGGtcatcctgccctgccagcacaaCCTCTGCCGCAAGTGCGCCAACGACGTCTTCCAG GCCTCCAACCCGCTGTGGCAGTCGCGGGGCTCCAGCGCGGTGCCGTCGGGCGGCCGGTTCCGGTGCCCGTCGTGCCGCCACGAGGTGGTGCTGGACCGGCACGGGGTGTACGGGCTGCAGCGGAACCTGCTGGTGGAGAACATCATCGACATCTACAAGCAGGAGTCGGCCAG GCCCCTGCACgccaaggcagagcagcacctgATGTGCGAGGAGCACGAGGACGAGCGGATCAACATCTACTGCCTGCGCTGCGAGGCGCCCACCTGCTCCCTCTGCAAGGTCTTCGGGGCGCACAAGGACTGCGAGGTTGCGCCGCTGCCCGCGGTCTACCAGCGCCAGAAGGTAGCTCTGGTGGCCGGGTGGC TGGCGGGGGTCCAGGTGCCGCCTCCCGCTCTGGCCCTCATGCCAGTCTCACCCCAGAGCGAGCTCAGCGATGGCATTGCCATGCTGGTGGCGGGGAACGACCGCATCCAGGCCATCATCACCCAGATGGAGGAGATCTGCCGGACCATTGAg GAGAACGGTCGGCGGCAGAAACAGCACCTGGGGCTGCGCTTCGACTCGCTGTACAGCATCCTGGAGGAGCGGaagaaggagctgctgcagagcatcgcgcgggagcaggaggagaaagtGCAGCGTGTGCGGGGCCTCATCCGCCAGTATGGTGACCACCTGGAGGCTTCCTCCAAGCTGGTGGAGACAGCCATCCAGGCCATGGAGGAGCCCCAGATGGCAGTGTACCTGCAG CACTCCAAGGAGCTCCTGAAGAA GATCACAGACATGTCCAAGGTGTCGATGAGCAGCCGCCCGGAGCCTGGCTACGAGAACATGGACCACTTCTCCATCAATGTGGACTATGTGGCAGAGATGCTGAGGACCATCGAGTTCCAGACAG AGCCACTGGGAGAGGATGAGGGGGACGGCCCCATGGAGGGCAGCGAGGCTGCGGCGGATGAGGACCGGCTGGACAGCCTGGAGGCACCCGAGGCTGCTGAGG ATGTGGGGCCGAGGCAGAAGCCAGCAAGCTCTCCACATGGTGAGACCCTCCCCGGGACCAAAGCCAGTGTTgagcaggggacagggacaagctgtggggtgctgtggggtggagGGGGCACCTCCTGA